In the Aromatoleum bremense genome, one interval contains:
- the mpl gene encoding UDP-N-acetylmuramate:L-alanyl-gamma-D-glutamyl-meso-diaminopimelate ligase, which produces MHIHILGICGTFMGGVALLARSAGHTVTGCDANVYPPMSTQLEAQGIGLTEGYDAVQVDLAPDVYVIGNAVSRGNPLLEAILDRGLPYVSGPQWLAENVLQGRWVLAVAGTHGKTTTTSMLAWMLEDAGLEPGFLVGGVPGNFGVSARLTDSPFFVIEADEYDTAFCDKRSKFVHYRPRTAILNNLEFDHADIFSDLAAIETQFHHLVRTIPASGRIIANAAEESLRRVVARGCWSELEWFGNGAQWSAAAGADESEAVFRLRDEIVGSVAMPMSGSHNRSNALAAIAAARHVGVTPAQAIASLAGFRGIKRRMEVRGKVRGITVYDDFAHHPTAIALTVEGLRRREPAGRILAVLEPRSNTMKLGVMKDRLPESLAQADRVYCYANGLGWDVAGALAPLGERGATYDDLDRLVADVAAAARPGDHVLVMSNGGFGGVHDRLLAALAHTGR; this is translated from the coding sequence ATGCATATCCACATTCTCGGCATCTGCGGCACCTTCATGGGAGGCGTTGCGCTGCTGGCCCGCTCGGCGGGGCACACCGTTACCGGCTGCGACGCGAACGTCTACCCGCCGATGAGCACTCAGCTCGAGGCCCAGGGAATCGGCCTGACCGAAGGCTACGACGCGGTGCAGGTCGATCTCGCGCCGGATGTCTACGTCATCGGCAACGCGGTGTCGCGCGGCAATCCGCTGCTCGAGGCGATTCTCGATCGCGGCCTGCCATACGTGTCGGGGCCGCAGTGGCTGGCCGAGAACGTGCTGCAGGGGCGTTGGGTGCTCGCGGTCGCGGGCACGCACGGCAAGACGACGACGACGTCGATGCTCGCGTGGATGCTCGAGGACGCCGGTCTCGAGCCCGGTTTCCTCGTCGGCGGCGTGCCGGGCAATTTCGGCGTTTCGGCGCGCCTCACCGATTCCCCGTTCTTCGTCATCGAGGCCGACGAATACGACACGGCGTTCTGCGACAAGCGGTCGAAGTTCGTCCATTACCGGCCGCGCACCGCGATCCTGAACAACCTCGAGTTCGATCACGCCGATATCTTCAGCGATCTGGCCGCGATCGAAACGCAATTCCATCATCTCGTGCGCACGATTCCGGCATCGGGCCGGATCATTGCGAACGCCGCCGAGGAGAGCCTGAGGCGGGTGGTGGCGCGCGGTTGCTGGTCCGAGCTCGAATGGTTCGGCAACGGGGCGCAATGGTCGGCGGCAGCGGGCGCGGATGAGAGCGAAGCCGTATTCCGCTTGCGCGACGAAATCGTCGGCAGCGTGGCGATGCCGATGAGCGGCAGCCACAACCGCAGCAATGCGCTGGCGGCGATTGCCGCAGCCCGCCATGTCGGCGTGACGCCGGCGCAGGCGATCGCGAGCCTGGCCGGCTTCCGGGGAATCAAGCGCCGCATGGAAGTGCGCGGAAAGGTCCGCGGCATCACCGTGTATGACGACTTCGCCCACCACCCGACCGCGATCGCGCTGACCGTCGAAGGCCTGCGCCGGCGCGAACCCGCAGGCCGCATCCTGGCGGTGCTCGAGCCGCGCTCCAACACGATGAAGCTGGGCGTCATGAAGGACCGGCTGCCGGAGAGCCTCGCGCAGGCGGATCGCGTCTATTGCTACGCAAACGGGCTGGGGTGGGACGTTGCCGGCGCGCTGGCGCCGCTCGGCGAGCGGGGTGCGACGTACGACGATCTCGACCGGCTCGTCGCCGACGTCGCGGCAGCAGCGCGGCCCGGGGACCATGTGCTGGTGATGAGCAACGGGGGATTCGGCGGCGTCCATGACAGGCTGCTCGCCGCGCTCGCGCACACGGGACGCTAG
- a CDS encoding BON domain-containing protein → MSESRPQVTRRTFLLGLTATAALPVLQGCFPLVAGGVGAGAAMVADRRTSGAYVEDEGIEWRAASALRDRMGDAVHVNVTSFNRNVLLTGEAPSEAHRAEIERVVSGVSNVRGITNEVQVAGIASLTSRSNDSVITSKVKARFVDAATFGAHHVKVVTEASTVYLLGLVTRREADAATDVARTTSGVRKVVRVFEYITDQEARRLDGQRSSGT, encoded by the coding sequence ATGAGCGAATCACGCCCGCAAGTCACGCGCCGGACCTTCCTTCTCGGCCTGACCGCCACAGCCGCGCTGCCGGTCCTGCAAGGTTGCTTCCCCCTCGTCGCCGGCGGCGTCGGGGCCGGAGCGGCGATGGTGGCCGACCGGCGCACGTCGGGGGCCTACGTCGAGGACGAAGGGATCGAATGGCGCGCCGCCAGTGCGCTGCGCGACCGCATGGGCGACGCGGTGCACGTCAACGTGACCTCGTTCAACCGCAACGTCCTCCTCACCGGCGAAGCGCCTAGCGAAGCGCACCGCGCCGAAATCGAACGCGTCGTCAGCGGCGTGTCGAACGTGCGCGGTATCACGAACGAAGTGCAGGTCGCCGGCATCGCATCGCTGACGTCGCGCAGCAACGACTCGGTCATCACGTCGAAGGTCAAGGCCCGCTTCGTCGACGCCGCGACCTTCGGTGCGCACCACGTCAAAGTCGTCACCGAAGCCAGCACCGTCTATCTGCTCGGCCTGGTCACGCGCCGCGAAGCCGATGCCGCAACCGACGTCGCGCGCACCACCTCCGGCGTACGCAAGGTTGTGCGGGTATTCGAATACATCACAGACCAGGAAGCGCGCCGGCTCGACGGCCAGCGCAGCAGCGGTACGTAA
- a CDS encoding phosphoheptose isomerase, with amino-acid sequence MDLIHRISRQFEDSARIKLDALEALAAPIAGAVEIMIGSLLNNGKILACGNGGSAADAQHFAAELVNRFEMERPPLAAIALTTDSSTLTSIANDYDFTQVFSKQVRALGHPGDVLLAISTSGNSPNVVEAIAAAHEREMRVIALTGNGGGRIGELLGDGDVHLCVPAQRTARIQEVHLLTLHCLCDGIDCLLLGVEDQ; translated from the coding sequence ATGGACCTCATCCATCGCATCTCCAGACAATTCGAAGACAGCGCGCGCATCAAGCTCGACGCGCTCGAAGCGCTCGCCGCGCCGATCGCCGGGGCTGTGGAAATCATGATCGGCAGCCTGTTGAACAACGGCAAGATCCTGGCGTGCGGCAACGGCGGCTCGGCCGCGGACGCGCAGCATTTCGCGGCCGAACTGGTCAATCGCTTCGAGATGGAACGCCCTCCGCTCGCGGCGATCGCGCTGACGACCGACAGTTCGACCCTGACATCGATCGCCAACGATTACGACTTCACGCAGGTATTCTCCAAGCAGGTGCGGGCGCTCGGACATCCCGGCGACGTGCTGCTCGCGATCTCGACAAGCGGAAACTCGCCCAATGTCGTGGAGGCGATCGCGGCCGCGCACGAACGCGAAATGCGCGTCATCGCGCTGACCGGCAACGGCGGCGGACGCATCGGAGAGCTGCTCGGCGACGGCGACGTCCATCTGTGCGTTCCGGCGCAGCGCACCGCGCGCATCCAGGAAGTTCACCTGCTGACCCTGCACTGCCTGTGCGACGGCATCGATTGTCTGTTACTCGGAGTAGAAGACCAATGA
- a CDS encoding YraN family protein, with translation MKGDQNVKEGAIVGAPATRKQASGAAAEALAERFLARRGLVVLAHNVRCRGGEIDLVCLDQGVVVFVEVRLRTNPRFGGAAASITLAKQRRIVLAARWWLAGAGRRHAGRPCRFDAALLADLDEDGVEWLKAAFDADGS, from the coding sequence ATGAAAGGTGACCAGAACGTGAAGGAAGGCGCCATTGTCGGCGCCCCCGCGACCCGGAAGCAAGCGTCGGGAGCGGCAGCCGAAGCGCTCGCCGAACGCTTCCTCGCGCGCCGGGGGCTCGTCGTGCTGGCGCACAACGTGCGCTGCCGCGGCGGCGAGATCGATCTGGTGTGCCTCGACCAGGGCGTTGTCGTGTTCGTCGAAGTGCGGCTGCGCACCAACCCGCGCTTCGGCGGCGCCGCGGCCAGCATCACGCTGGCCAAGCAGCGGCGCATCGTCCTCGCGGCTCGGTGGTGGCTGGCGGGGGCCGGCCGCCGTCATGCCGGACGGCCATGCCGTTTCGACGCGGCGCTGCTCGCCGACCTCGACGAGGACGGCGTCGAATGGCTGAAAGCCGCCTTCGACGCCGATGGATCGTAA
- the rsmI gene encoding 16S rRNA (cytidine(1402)-2'-O)-methyltransferase, with product MAHGSSPLSSTPSLYVVATPLGNLQDISARAQAVLAGVDVIAAEDTRHSQRLLDALGIATRLVALHEHNEQAAAGQVIRMLQAGQHVALISDAGTPAISDPGARAVARVREAGFPVVPVPGPCAAIAALSAAGFVDNGFHFVGFLPPKSAARRADIEALRALAVPLVFYESPHRIVECVADLAAVLEAEREIVIARELTKLFEQIVRVPLGEATAWLAEDPNRVRGEFVLVVSGAPAREGLDPQAERVLALLIAELPVKTAARLAADITGAAKNALYARALELRGD from the coding sequence ATGGCTCACGGCTCCTCGCCCCTTTCAAGTACGCCGTCATTGTATGTGGTGGCGACGCCGCTCGGGAACCTGCAGGACATCAGCGCGCGCGCGCAGGCCGTGCTGGCGGGCGTGGATGTGATCGCGGCCGAGGACACGCGCCACAGCCAGCGCCTGCTCGATGCACTCGGCATCGCTACACGACTCGTCGCGCTGCACGAGCACAACGAGCAGGCGGCCGCCGGGCAGGTGATCCGCATGCTGCAGGCGGGGCAGCACGTGGCGCTGATCAGCGACGCCGGCACGCCGGCAATCTCCGACCCCGGTGCACGCGCGGTCGCGCGGGTGCGCGAGGCGGGCTTCCCGGTGGTGCCCGTTCCCGGCCCGTGCGCCGCGATCGCCGCGCTGTCGGCGGCCGGCTTTGTTGACAACGGCTTTCATTTCGTCGGCTTCCTGCCGCCGAAGTCCGCCGCGCGCCGCGCGGACATCGAGGCGCTGCGCGCCCTCGCGGTGCCGCTGGTGTTCTACGAGTCGCCGCACCGCATCGTCGAATGCGTCGCGGACCTCGCCGCAGTGCTCGAAGCCGAGCGCGAGATCGTGATCGCGCGCGAGCTGACGAAGCTGTTCGAGCAGATCGTGCGGGTGCCGCTCGGCGAGGCGACGGCGTGGCTTGCCGAGGACCCGAACCGGGTGCGCGGCGAATTCGTGCTGGTGGTGTCAGGGGCGCCCGCGCGCGAAGGACTGGATCCGCAGGCCGAGCGGGTGCTGGCGCTGCTGATCGCGGAGCTGCCGGTCAAGACCGCCGCACGGCTCGCAGCGGATATCACCGGCGCGGCGAAGAACGCGCTCTATGCGCGGGCGCTGGAACTCAGGGGAGATTGA
- the pyrC gene encoding dihydroorotase — protein MQTISLIRPDDWHLHVRDGAALATVVPHTARRFGRALIMPNLRPPVTTAAQALEYRARILAAVPPGLRFEPLMSLYLTDNTPPDEIDRAKASGAVVAVKLYPAGATTNSDAGVTGIEKVHAVLERMEKLGMVLCVHGEVTHGDVDVFDREQVFIEQVLAPLVARFPALRVVFEHITTVEAARFVQDAGPNVGATVTAHHLLLNRNAIFAGGIRPHHYCLPVLKRETHRRALVEAATSGNAKFFLGTDSAPHSRAAKEAACGCAGCYTAHAAIELYAEVFEQAGALDRLEAFASLNGPAFYGLAPNTERITLAKDAWEVPSAYEYLHDDPLVPLRAGETVAWRVL, from the coding sequence ATGCAGACGATTTCCCTGATCCGCCCCGACGACTGGCATCTGCACGTGCGCGATGGCGCAGCGCTGGCGACGGTCGTGCCGCATACCGCTCGCCGTTTCGGTCGCGCGCTGATCATGCCGAACCTGCGACCGCCGGTGACGACTGCCGCGCAGGCGCTCGAATACCGTGCCCGCATCCTCGCCGCGGTGCCGCCCGGCCTGCGCTTCGAGCCGCTGATGAGCCTGTACCTCACCGACAACACGCCGCCCGATGAAATCGACCGCGCGAAGGCGAGCGGCGCGGTCGTCGCCGTCAAGCTGTATCCTGCCGGCGCGACGACGAACTCCGACGCGGGCGTGACCGGCATCGAAAAAGTCCACGCGGTGCTCGAGCGCATGGAAAAGCTCGGCATGGTGCTGTGCGTGCATGGCGAGGTCACACACGGCGACGTGGACGTGTTCGACCGCGAGCAGGTATTCATCGAGCAGGTCCTGGCGCCGCTGGTGGCGCGCTTTCCCGCCCTGCGCGTCGTCTTCGAGCACATCACGACCGTCGAGGCCGCGCGCTTCGTGCAGGACGCCGGCCCCAATGTCGGCGCGACCGTGACGGCACATCACCTGCTGCTCAACCGCAACGCGATTTTCGCCGGCGGCATCCGCCCGCATCATTACTGCCTGCCGGTGCTCAAGCGCGAAACCCACCGCCGCGCGCTGGTCGAAGCGGCGACGTCGGGCAACGCGAAGTTCTTCCTCGGCACCGACTCCGCGCCGCACTCGCGCGCCGCAAAAGAGGCTGCCTGCGGCTGCGCCGGCTGCTACACCGCGCACGCCGCGATCGAGCTGTACGCCGAAGTGTTCGAGCAGGCCGGAGCGCTCGACCGGCTCGAGGCCTTCGCGAGCCTGAACGGCCCCGCGTTCTATGGCCTTGCGCCGAACACCGAGCGGATCACGCTGGCGAAAGACGCGTGGGAAGTGCCGAGCGCCTACGAATACCTGCACGACGACCCGCTGGTGCCGCTGCGTGCCGGCGAAACGGTCGCGTGGCGCGTGCTCTGA
- the mraZ gene encoding division/cell wall cluster transcriptional repressor MraZ: MFQGAIALSLDAKGRLAIPARHRDALVPDGAPLVITAHPHKCLLVYPLSVWEPIRDQIAAMPGFDPRTSAFKRLLVGFAQEEGLDAAGRVLLAASLRQWAQLEKQVWLVGQGAHFELWSDAGWQAQQETMLALSGDALPPGFESLAL, translated from the coding sequence ATGTTCCAGGGAGCCATTGCGCTCAGTCTCGATGCGAAGGGTCGCCTCGCGATTCCGGCACGGCATCGTGACGCACTCGTCCCCGATGGCGCGCCCCTGGTGATCACCGCCCACCCCCACAAGTGCCTGCTCGTCTATCCGCTGTCGGTATGGGAACCGATTCGCGACCAGATCGCGGCAATGCCCGGCTTCGATCCGCGCACGTCCGCATTCAAGCGGCTGCTGGTCGGTTTCGCCCAGGAGGAAGGCCTCGACGCGGCGGGGCGGGTGCTGCTCGCCGCATCGCTGCGGCAATGGGCGCAGCTCGAAAAGCAGGTCTGGCTGGTCGGTCAGGGGGCCCATTTCGAGCTTTGGTCCGATGCGGGCTGGCAGGCGCAGCAGGAGACGATGCTGGCGCTGTCGGGCGACGCGCTACCCCCCGGATTCGAGAGTCTCGCGCTGTGA
- the rsmH gene encoding 16S rRNA (cytosine(1402)-N(4))-methyltransferase RsmH produces MSAAPQHVTVLLAEAVEALAIKPGGVYVDGTFGRGGHSRAVLAKLDAGGRLIAFDRDPRAIEVARALPDPRLTVVHAPFSAFAEELDRLGLEHVDGVLLDLGVSSPQLDEAARGMSFRFDAPLDMRMDTSRGQTVAQWLADASVAQITEVLRDYGEERFAYAIAKAIAAARAGGAVASTRQLAEIVEKAVRTREPGQHPATRSFQALRIFINQELEELSLVLPAAVERLKPGGRLVVISFHSLEDRIVKRFMRDESRPPQLPSRLPLRAAELPQPRLRLVGKSQRPGPAEVAANPRSRSAVMRVAERAGGAA; encoded by the coding sequence GTGAGTGCCGCTCCGCAACATGTCACCGTGCTGCTCGCGGAGGCCGTCGAGGCGTTGGCGATCAAGCCTGGCGGGGTCTATGTCGACGGCACGTTCGGCCGCGGCGGCCACAGCAGGGCAGTCCTCGCGAAGCTCGATGCCGGCGGACGGCTGATCGCGTTCGATCGCGATCCCCGCGCGATCGAGGTCGCCCGCGCGTTGCCCGATCCGCGGCTGACCGTCGTCCACGCCCCGTTCAGCGCGTTCGCCGAGGAACTCGACCGGCTCGGGCTGGAACACGTCGACGGCGTATTGCTCGATCTGGGCGTGTCCTCGCCGCAGCTCGACGAGGCGGCGCGGGGCATGAGTTTTCGTTTCGACGCGCCGCTAGACATGCGGATGGATACGAGCCGCGGGCAGACCGTGGCGCAATGGCTGGCCGATGCGTCGGTCGCGCAAATCACCGAGGTGCTCAGGGATTATGGGGAAGAACGGTTTGCTTATGCGATTGCAAAGGCGATTGCAGCTGCTCGGGCAGGGGGGGCTGTCGCAAGCACTCGACAGCTTGCCGAGATCGTGGAAAAAGCGGTCCGTACACGCGAGCCGGGGCAGCACCCGGCGACGCGCAGCTTTCAAGCTCTACGGATTTTCATCAATCAGGAGCTCGAAGAGCTGTCGCTAGTGCTGCCCGCTGCGGTCGAGCGGCTCAAGCCCGGCGGCCGGTTGGTGGTGATCAGTTTCCATTCGCTCGAAGACCGCATCGTCAAGCGCTTCATGCGTGACGAATCGCGTCCGCCGCAGCTGCCGTCGCGGCTGCCGCTGCGGGCGGCCGAACTGCCGCAACCGCGCCTGCGGCTCGTCGGCAAGAGCCAGCGGCCGGGGCCGGCCGAAGTGGCCGCCAACCCGCGCTCGCGCAGCGCGGTGATGCGTGTCGCTGAGCGGGCAGGGGGCGCGGCATGA
- the ftsL gene encoding cell division protein FtsL: MIRVDAFLVALVVSSALGVVAAQHQARKLFSELEREQARAQSLEVEWGQLQLEQSTWAAHARVEKIARERIGMRPPAPGQVLTVGGGHESAEPGLPK, encoded by the coding sequence ATGATCCGCGTGGACGCGTTTCTGGTCGCGCTCGTCGTGAGCAGCGCGCTCGGGGTGGTCGCAGCCCAGCATCAGGCGCGCAAGCTGTTCTCGGAGCTCGAGCGGGAACAGGCGCGCGCCCAGAGCCTGGAAGTCGAGTGGGGGCAGCTGCAGCTCGAACAAAGCACCTGGGCCGCGCATGCGCGGGTCGAGAAGATTGCGCGCGAACGGATCGGCATGCGCCCTCCTGCACCGGGACAGGTCCTCACGGTGGGAGGAGGGCACGAGTCCGCCGAACCAGGACTGCCGAAGTGA
- a CDS encoding peptidoglycan D,D-transpeptidase FtsI family protein — protein MRKQRPLPFNHNPLLKNVLPAWRSRLVMSALLACLLALVGRALYLQGVNNEFLQAKGESRYARAIEVPATRGRVIDRHGDVLAISTPVRSIWAIPSDARLSPADGRKLAELLETSVEELNGRLATSHDFVYLKRQLSPELAQEIAALKLPGIHQQQEYRRYYPGGEVMAHVLGFTGVDDKGQEGVELAFDKLLTGTPGARRVIRDRRGQVVEDVEAIRPPHDGQDLVLAMDAKIQYLAYSALNQAMQTHKAKAGAAVVLDVRTGEVLALVNAPTYNPNNRTNLSGAQLRNRVFTDTYEPGSTMKPFVVGLALDRGKVEPTTVIDTAPGRVSIGRATISDSHRHGALTVMEVIQKSSNVGTVKMAMNLTPEEMWRMFNELGFGTPLDLGFPGEASGRLRPVKTWKPIEQATMSFGHGISVSLIQMAHAYLAFARDGELLPLSLTRVDIPLAAGKRVYSVETAREMRYMLELAAGPGGTAPRAQIRGYRVAGKTGTAHKIEGGRYANKYVSSFVGFAPASDPRLIVAVMIDEPSAGQYFGGTVAAPVFAQITEGALRVLGVAPDAPLVPLQVASKAEQARTARRGM, from the coding sequence ATGAGGAAACAGCGCCCGTTGCCCTTCAACCACAACCCGCTGCTGAAGAACGTTCTTCCGGCATGGCGTTCGCGGCTGGTGATGTCCGCCCTTCTTGCCTGCCTGCTGGCACTGGTCGGGCGTGCGCTGTATCTGCAGGGGGTCAACAACGAGTTCCTGCAGGCGAAGGGCGAATCGCGCTACGCCCGCGCGATCGAGGTGCCGGCGACGCGGGGCCGCGTCATCGACCGGCACGGCGACGTGCTGGCGATCAGCACGCCGGTGCGCTCGATCTGGGCGATTCCGTCGGATGCGCGGCTGTCGCCGGCGGACGGGCGCAAGCTCGCCGAACTGCTTGAAACGAGTGTCGAGGAGCTGAACGGACGGCTCGCGACCAGTCACGACTTCGTCTATCTGAAGCGCCAGCTGTCGCCCGAACTGGCGCAGGAAATCGCCGCGCTGAAGCTTCCCGGCATCCACCAGCAGCAGGAATACCGGCGCTACTACCCGGGCGGCGAAGTGATGGCGCACGTGCTCGGTTTCACCGGCGTCGACGACAAGGGCCAGGAAGGCGTCGAGCTCGCATTCGACAAGCTGCTGACCGGCACGCCCGGCGCGCGGCGGGTCATCCGCGACCGGCGCGGCCAGGTTGTCGAGGATGTCGAGGCGATCCGTCCGCCGCACGACGGCCAGGACCTCGTGCTGGCGATGGACGCCAAGATCCAGTATCTCGCCTACTCCGCGCTGAACCAGGCGATGCAGACGCACAAGGCCAAGGCGGGCGCGGCGGTGGTGCTCGACGTGCGCACCGGCGAAGTGCTGGCCCTGGTCAACGCGCCGACCTACAACCCGAACAACCGTACCAACCTCAGCGGCGCGCAATTGCGCAACCGCGTCTTCACGGACACGTACGAGCCCGGCTCGACGATGAAGCCTTTCGTCGTCGGACTCGCGCTCGATCGCGGCAAGGTCGAGCCGACCACCGTCATCGACACCGCGCCGGGGCGGGTGTCGATCGGGCGGGCGACGATTTCCGACTCGCACCGGCACGGCGCGCTGACCGTTATGGAAGTGATCCAGAAATCGTCGAACGTCGGTACGGTCAAAATGGCGATGAACCTCACTCCCGAGGAAATGTGGCGCATGTTCAACGAGCTCGGTTTCGGCACGCCGCTCGATCTTGGCTTTCCCGGTGAAGCGAGCGGGCGGCTGCGTCCCGTGAAGACGTGGAAACCGATCGAGCAGGCGACGATGTCGTTCGGCCACGGCATTTCCGTGAGCCTCATCCAGATGGCGCACGCCTATCTCGCGTTCGCGCGCGACGGCGAACTGCTGCCGCTTTCGCTGACGCGCGTCGACATCCCGCTGGCTGCCGGCAAGCGCGTGTATTCGGTCGAGACGGCGCGCGAGATGCGGTACATGCTCGAGCTCGCGGCCGGCCCCGGCGGCACCGCGCCGCGCGCGCAGATCCGCGGCTACCGCGTTGCCGGCAAGACCGGCACGGCGCACAAGATCGAGGGCGGACGATATGCGAACAAATATGTATCGTCCTTTGTCGGTTTCGCCCCGGCGTCCGATCCGCGACTTATCGTAGCGGTGATGATCGATGAACCTTCTGCCGGTCAATATTTTGGCGGGACGGTCGCGGCGCCGGTTTTCGCGCAGATCACCGAAGGCGCGTTGCGGGTCCTGGGCGTAGCGCCGGATGCGCCGCTCGTTCCGCTGCAGGTTGCCAGCAAGGCGGAGCAGGCACGAACCGCACGGAGGGGCATGTGA